A genomic region of Xyrauchen texanus isolate HMW12.3.18 chromosome 29, RBS_HiC_50CHRs, whole genome shotgun sequence contains the following coding sequences:
- the LOC127622728 gene encoding C-Jun-amino-terminal kinase-interacting protein 2-like: MADRAEMFSLSTFHSLSPPGCRPAHDISLEEFDDEDLSEITDDCGIGLNYDSDPYEKDCLILEKNDFHHPVCSFQDDFQEFEMIDDEDDDDEEADPDALSSLSASPPPSPTLDTLKSRPTTLNLTVPVSQDSLNNNSKAPSRKSSWQDSLRNLTSQGCLSPNHSCLEDGSHVTAICPGAPGTTGSAKGTPSNPPGQCGLHQSPGRPLLYDFEGNRRERPEYGSFCQHNSSGGSEVTEVKPDTEDTTLSELVPSTDDCTSQCSDTEVDHDLNGHGKRQTCCSRPTNDTYTVNSETADDPELENDGTSRCFSSTAPLGNEAETPLSDEELDKEFDIDFMGKEYYDQTCMDAEGYVEFPCIEPIELVSVSSYVSSSRSDILDAVDEPRDMLQARPVAAPDAADDTTSPSSDPGIADMNAKHYTESDRHSDDLSSPGSDSDIEGEIEAAFACDGPLASNMISSISETELDLTSESSSGRSSHLTNSIEEASSPTSDPELDQELDTKQDSGIIGLKASLLLGHPEPIKQDYSPALDPSPLDDGQALIGLQNVDDEQVYEHQADPDETLPPAILCEDSSSQQLLLKIEPDHSLESFKRSFYLPVGPKLMPSVDDYDGNSEGDSDSESEDELSENSDSPWLLSNLVNRLISEGSYPINCPEDCFKSSTSISDTISPSSDLETDAFNETDGCKSEKLEDLTFERAKVTEDKEKEKEAFCMDGKRTDSCLYMSNLKNYESEELASKQSSKNKQKEEEERPNNDLMMERMKELDSPSLSESITSDKDEGRETSVDELSLQRITEVKNSLTLDLPTAQTNHCFSLTYSTDNDEQDTSPFREDLHKVPSPYGNETYLDSSPPIDESVRELRNVTSEHVHGRPVDDSLAYDSMKYTLVVDENTTLELVSLKRCTSVLSEDSDGLSTICDEEAVDEDEYFYRRGQIVGGMRPNLLLSSSEEDSSPEADMPFSKKFLNVFVNGTSRSSSTESFGLFSCTINGEERDQTHRAVFRFIPRHADELELDVDDPLFVEEEEDDYWYCGYNMRTGARGIFPAYYAHEVVCQTKDMMTMKRNTAWMESFRVQFLGSVEVPYHQGNGILCAAMQKIAMARKRTVHLHPPSICELEISLQGVKLVMSLDDEYDFSGEFDRCSHFFQMKNISFCGCHPKNNCYFGFITKHPMLNRFACHVFVSQDSMRHVAECVGRAFQEYYQEHLEYACPTEDIYLE; the protein is encoded by the exons gccTGCTCATGACATCAGTCTGGAGGAGTTTGATGATGAAGATTTGTCTGAGATCACAGATGACTGCGGCATAGGCCTCAACTATGACTCTGACCCTTATGAAAAG gaCTGTCTGATTTTGGAAAAGAATGATTTCCACCATCCTGTGTGCTCATTTCAAGACGATTTCCAAGAGTTCGAGATGAtcgatgatgaagatgatgatgacgaGGAAGCAGATCCTGACGCCCTTTCTTCACTGTCGGCATCTCCACCCCCCTCCCCTACTCTTGACACTCTTAAGAGCCGTCCGACTACTCTAAACCTGACTGTACCAGTTTCACAG GACTCTCTGAACAACAACAGTAAAGCACCATCACGAAAGTCAAGCTGGCAGGATTCTCTTCGAAACCTTACGTCACAGG GCTGTTTGTCTCCAAACCACTCTTGCCTTGAAGATGGATCGCATGTGACTGCCATATGTCCAGGGGCTCCAGGCACCACCGGCTCTGCCAAAGGTACACCCTCAAACCCACCAGGACAGTGTGGTCTCCATCAGTCACCGGGCAGACCCCTGCTCTACGACTTTGAGGGCAACAGACGAGAAAGACCGGAATATG GCTCCTTTTGTCAACATAACTCCTCTGGCGGCTCTGAAGTCACTGAGGTGAAACCTGATACTGAGGATACCACCCTAAGCGAGCTTGTCCCCTCGACAGATGACTGTACTTCCCAGTGCTCCGACACAGAGGTTGACCATGATCTGAATGGCCATGGCAAACGTCAAACTTGCTGCTCTCGACCTACCAATGACACTTACACCGTCAACTCGGAGACAGCTGACGACCCAGAGCTGGAAAACGACGGGACCAGCAGATGTTTCTCCTCAACTGCACCTCTTGGCAACGAAGCTGAGACACCGCTGTCGGACGAGGAGCTGGACAAAGAGTTTGACATTGACTTCATGGGCAAGGAGTACTATGATCAAACCTGTATGGACGCTGAGGGCTATGTGGAGTTTCCCTGCATCGAACCCATCGAGTTAGTTTCTGTCTCTAGCTACGTATCGTCCAGTCGATCAGACATCCTTGATGCTGTTGATGAACCTCGAGATATGCTTCAGGCTAGGCCTGTGGCTGCTCCTGATGCTGCGGACGACACAACATCTCCTTCCTCAGATCCTGGAATTGCTGATATGAACGCCAAGCACTACACAGAGTCAGACCGTCACAGCGATGACCTTAGTTCTCCTGGATCAGACTCTGATATTGAAGGTGAAATTGAGGCTGCATTTGCATGCGATGGTCCTCTTGCTAGCAACATGATTTCATCCATTTCAGAGACAGAACTAGACCTGACAAGTGAATCCAGCAGTGGACGCTCCTCGCATCTCACCAATTCCATTGAAGAAGCCAGTTCCCCAACCTCTGACCCAGAACTTGACCAGGAGCTGGACACCAAGCAGGACAGTGGGATTATAGGTCTGAAGGCATCCCTTCTTCTGGGCCATCCTGAGCCAATTAAGCAAGACTATTCGCCAGCGCTAGATCCCAGTCCACTGGATGACGGCCAAGCTCTGATAGGTCTGCAGAATGTAGACGATGAACAGGTTTACGAGCACCAAGCTGATCCTGACGAGACTCTTCCCCCTGCCATCCTCtgtgaggacagcagctctcagcAGTTGCTGCTCAAGATTGAGCCCGACCACAGTCTCGAAAGCTTCAAACGCTCCTTCTACTTGCCGGTCGGCCCCAAGCTCATGCCCTCAGTGGATGACTATGATGGCAACAGCGAGGGCGATTCTGACTCTGAGTCGGAGGACGAGCTCAGTGAAAACTCAGACTCTCCTTGGCTTCTCAGCAACCTGGTCAACAGGTTGATCTCGGAAGGCTCCTACCCAATCAACTGCCCAGAAGACTGCTTCAAAAGCTCAACCTCCATCTCGGACACCATCTCACCATCGTCTGACCTGGAAACAGATGCTTTCAACGAGACAGATGGGTGCAAATCTGAAAAGTTAGAGGATCTGACTTTTGAAAGAGCAAAGGTTACTGAGGACAAGGAGAAGGAGAAAGAAGCCTTCTGTATGGATGGTAAGAGAACAGACTCTTGTCTGTATATGAGCAACCTAAAGAATTACGAATCTGAGGAACTTGCATCCAAACAAtcctcaaaaaacaaacaaaaggagGAAGAAGAGCGGCCAAATAATGACTTGATGATGGAGAGAATGAAGGAGCTCGACTCTCCTAGCTTGAGCGAGAGCATCACCAGCGACAAGGATGAGGGGCGGGAGACGAGCGTCGATGAACTCAGTTTGCAGAGAATCACGGAGGTGAAAAACAGCCTCACGCTGGATCTCCCGACAGCACAGACCAATCACTGTTTCAGTCTCACTTACTCAACCGATAATGATGAACAGGATACATCTCCTTTTCGGGAGGATCTTCATAAGGTACCTTCACCATATGGAAACGAGACTTACTTGGACAGTTCCCCACCTATTGATGAGAGTGTGCGAGAGTTGAGGAACGTTACTTCTGAGCATGTACATGGGCGGCCAGTCGATGACTCCTTGGCGTATGATTCGATGAAGTACACCCTTGTGGTAGATGAAAACACAACGCTTGAGCTGGTGAGCCTTAAGCGCTGCACCTCTGTACTTAGCGAGGACAGCGATGGACTCTCAACGATCTGTGACGAAGAGGCGGTTGATGAAGATGAATACTTTTATAGGCGGGGCCAGATAGTTGGAGGCATGAGACCCAATCTGCTTTTAAGCTCCTCTGAAGAAGACTCGTCCCCTGAGGCAGATATGCCTTTCTCCAAAAAGTTCCTCAATGTGTTTGTCAACGGCACATCACGATCCTCCA GTACAGAGTCATTTGGGCTTTTCTCGTGCACGATAAATGGAGAAGAAAGAGACCAGACTCACAGAGCGGTCTTCAG GTTCATCCCACGTCATGCAGATGAACTGGAGCTGGATGTTGATGATCCACTCTTTGTtgaggaagaggaagatgatTATTGGTATTGTGGGTACAATATGCGCACAGGGGCAAGAGGGATTTTCCCAGCGTACTACGCTCATGAGGTCGTCTGCCAAACAAAAGACATGATGA CAATGAAGAGGAACACTGCTTGGATGGAGAGtttccgagtgcagttcctgggGTCGGTGGAAGTTCCTTATCACCAAGGCAACGGCATCCTTTGTGCTGCCATGCAGAAG ATTGCTATGGCGAGGAAGAGGACGGTGCATCTCCATCCCCCGTCAATCTGTGAGCTGGAAATAAGCCTACAGGGGGTCAAACTTGTCATGAGTTTGGACGATGAGTACGACTTTTCAGGAGAG TTTGACAGATGTAGTCACTTCTTCCAAATGAAAAACATCTCCTTCTGTGGATGTCATCCCAAAAACaactg TTATTTTGGTTTCATCACCAAACACCCGATGCTGAACAGGTTTGCATGTCACGTCTTTGTCTCTCAGGACTCTATGAGACATGTAGCCGAGTGTGTAGG gCGGGCATTCCAGGAGTACTATCAGGAGCACCTAGAATACGCCTGTCCTACTGAGGATATCTACCTTGAGTAG